Proteins from one Juglans microcarpa x Juglans regia isolate MS1-56 chromosome 1S, Jm3101_v1.0, whole genome shotgun sequence genomic window:
- the LOC121246575 gene encoding uncharacterized protein LOC121246575, with protein MVSTDNDNQKEEIEESSGAKFEGEIPLHVSGSQRTLLTDENPKRRFSDTFTAPLSRIRLLKFGSASATFKQIANERDEISRSVASSSGHRFRERISGVFDRKIDWYLLLKMSKEWIRNPMNMALFVWITCVAVSGAILFLVMTGMLNSVLPNKSQRDSWFEVNNQILNALFTLMCLYQHPKRFYHLVLLCRWKPEDISKLRKAYCKNGTYKPHEWAHMLVVIVLLHVNCFAQYALCGLNLGYKRSQRPAIGVGVCISLAIGAPAIAGLYTIMSPLGRDYDSEDEEAQVQITTGDRRDQMRVKSLEKRYSFAARDEQRIVENRPQWSGGILDFWDDISLAFLSLFCSFCVFGWNMERLGFGNMYVHIMTFILFCMAPFWIFTLASVNIDNEAVREALVFTGLVLCIFGLLYGGFWRIQMRKRFNLPAYNFCCGEPVASDCALWLFCCWCSLAQEVRTGNSYDIVEDKFYMKQMDNGNQLPISPLPREDGVVQSRSSPSSPLGDYSRPSKMLTSSSPSPSKVSKGYSPDSRLSTLKEEIYAGGRDKTMTDGVVQSRSSLSSPLGNFSVPSKILTTSFPSPSKVSNGHSPDRPYSIVNEEFYAEGRDKTMTPPSISLIQREPLSPKR; from the coding sequence ATGGTTTCAACCGATAATGACAAtcagaaagaagaaattgagGAATCTAGCGGTGCTAAATTTGAGGGTGAAATTCCTCTTCACGTATCAGGGTCTCAGAGGACACTACTAACTGATGAGAACCCTAAAAGAAGGTTTTCTGATACATTTACTGCTCCTCTTAGTAGGATCAGGCTCCTAAAATTTGGTTCTGCATCTGCCACATTTAAGCAGATAGCTAATGAGAGAGATGAGATTTCACGGTCTGTGGCTTCTTCAAGTGGTCACCGTTTTCGAGAACGCATCAGTGGGGTGTTTGATCGGAAAATTGATTGGTATTTACTCTTGAAAATGAGCAAAGAATGGATTAGAAACCCAATGAACATGGCATTGTTTGTGTGGATCACCTGTGTTGCTGTTTCAGGTGCGATTCTATTCCTCGTTATGACTGGAATGTTAAACAGCGTGCTACCCAACAAGTCTCAGAGGGACTCTTGGTTTGAAGTAAACAATCAAATTCTTAATGCTCTATTTACTCTTATGTGTTTGTACCAGCATCCAAAACGGTTCTACCACCTTGTACTTCTGTGCAGATGGAAACCAGAAGACATTTCTAAACTAAGAAAGGCTTACTGCAAGAATGGGACCTACAAGCCCCATGAATGGGCACACATGTTGGTGGTTATTGTTCTGCTCCATGTAAATTGTTTTGCTCAATACGCACTTTGTGGCCTAAACTTAGGGTATAAGAGATCTCAACGACCGGCCATAGGAGTTGGAGTATGCATATCTCTTGCAATTGGTGCACCTGCAATTGCGGGCTTGTACACTATCATGAGTCCCCTTGGAAGGGATTATGATTCTGAGGATGAGGAAGCACAGGTTCAGATTACCACTGGTGATAGGAGAGATCAGATGAGAGTGAAATCTTTAGAGAAGAGATATTCTTTTGCAGCAAGAGATGAGCAGCGGATTGTTGAGAACAGACCACAATGGAGTGGGGGGATTCTTGATTTTTGGGATGATATCTCTCTAGCGTTTCTATCTCTTTTCTGTAGCTTTTGTGTATTTGGGTGGAATATGGAGAGACTTGGATTTGGCAATATGTACGTTCATATTATGACTTTTATCTTGTTTTGTATGGCTCCTTTCTGGATATTCACCTTGGCTTCTGTAAATATTGACAATGAAGCTGTTAGGGAAGCTCTAGTTTTTACTGGGCTGGTTCTTTGTATATTTGGTTTGCTCTATGGTGGCTTTTGGAGGATCCAGATGAGAAAGAGATTCAATTTACCTGCTTATAACTTCTGTTGTGGTGAACCAGTGGCTTCTGATTGCGCACTATGGCTATTCTGTTGTTGGTGTTCTCTTGCTCAGGAAGTGCGGACTGGGAATTCCTATGATATAGTTGAAGATAAGTTCTACATGAAACAAATGGACAATGGTAACCAGCTGCCTATTTCTCCTTTGCCTCGTGAAGATGGAGTGGTTCAATCCAGATCCAGCCCAAGTTCTCCGCTGGGAGATTACTCTAGACCATCCAAGATGCTTACAAGTAGTTCTCCAAGTCCCAGCAAAGTTTCAAAGGGCTACAGCCCAGACAGTCGACTTTCTACATTAAAAGAAGAGATATATGCAGGAGGCAGGGACAAAACTATGACAGACGGAGTGGTTCAATCCAGATCCAGCCTAAGTTCTCCACTGGGAAATTTCTCTGTCCCATCCAAGATTCTTACAACTAGTTTTCCAAGTCCCAGCAAAGTTTCAAATGGCCATAGCCCAGACAGGCCATATTCTATAGTGAATGAAGAGTTTTATGCAGAAGGTAGGGACAAAACTATGACCCCACCATCTATATCGTTGATACAAAGGGAACCGCTTAGtccaaaaagataa